A single Pseudomonas brassicacearum DNA region contains:
- a CDS encoding hydrogenase maturation protein, with the protein MPTLKIILLSSAFNGLTQRVWLDLREAGYRPSVVLFTDPDSVCRQIEESGAHLVICPFLKDRVPEQLWRNPRRPVVIIHPAIVGDRGASALDWAITRQPERWGVTALQAVEEMDAGPVWATCEFDLPQGLRKSELYNGPVSDAAIRCIREVVEKYLDGFIPVPLDYGRHDVVGRLQPNMTQAHRTFSWHDSTGFIKRCIDAADGQPGVLASLAGEQFYLYDAHPDVRHGLPGELLAVRDDAVLVATGDASLWIGALRRKPQPGEQTFKRPARHVLSNRLEGVPVLDGSLARQPFSDEPYQPIRYRECGHVGELTFEFYNGAMSTEQCQRLVAALRWAKSRDTQVLLIRGGRGSFSNGVHLNVIQAATEPGLEAWANIQAIDDVCLELFNARQLVVSGLTGNAGAGGVMLALAADIVLARRDIVLNPHYATMGLYGSEYWTYSLPRAVGPDMAWKLTQDCLPISALQALRYGMVQEIGPRCPDEFGLWLLQRANGALLDPTYESIRARKAERSLSAIQACRDGELAQMRHDMVDNRHGFADKCRGFVFKHKACRTPERLVAPWARTAQAQAVQ; encoded by the coding sequence ATGCCCACACTGAAAATCATTTTGCTGTCGAGCGCCTTCAACGGCCTGACCCAACGCGTCTGGCTGGACCTGCGCGAGGCCGGCTATCGCCCCAGCGTCGTGCTGTTCACCGATCCGGACTCGGTCTGCCGGCAAATCGAAGAAAGCGGCGCCCACCTAGTGATCTGTCCGTTTCTCAAGGACCGCGTTCCCGAGCAGTTATGGCGCAACCCGCGGCGCCCGGTGGTGATCATTCATCCCGCAATTGTTGGCGACCGCGGCGCCAGCGCCCTGGACTGGGCGATCACTCGGCAGCCCGAGCGCTGGGGGGTCACGGCGTTGCAGGCGGTAGAGGAGATGGACGCCGGCCCAGTCTGGGCCACTTGCGAATTCGACCTGCCCCAAGGCCTGCGCAAATCCGAGCTGTATAACGGCCCGGTCAGCGATGCGGCCATTCGTTGCATCCGCGAGGTCGTGGAAAAATACCTCGACGGTTTCATCCCGGTGCCACTGGACTATGGCCGTCATGACGTGGTCGGACGCCTGCAACCGAACATGACCCAGGCCCATCGCACCTTCAGCTGGCACGACAGCACCGGCTTCATCAAACGCTGCATCGATGCCGCCGACGGTCAACCCGGAGTGCTGGCAAGCCTGGCCGGCGAGCAGTTTTACCTGTACGACGCCCATCCGGACGTTCGTCACGGCCTGCCCGGCGAACTGCTGGCGGTGCGTGACGATGCGGTGCTGGTGGCGACAGGGGATGCAAGCCTGTGGATCGGCGCCCTGCGCCGCAAGCCGCAGCCCGGCGAACAGACCTTCAAGCGTCCGGCGCGCCATGTACTGTCGAACCGCCTCGAAGGCGTCCCGGTGCTCGACGGTTCCCTGGCCCGCCAGCCGTTCAGCGATGAGCCTTACCAGCCCATTCGCTACCGCGAGTGCGGCCATGTGGGGGAGTTGACGTTCGAGTTCTATAACGGGGCGATGAGCACTGAGCAATGCCAACGCCTGGTGGCGGCATTGCGCTGGGCCAAGTCCCGGGACACCCAGGTGCTGTTGATCCGCGGCGGGCGCGGCAGTTTTTCCAACGGCGTGCACCTGAATGTTATCCAGGCCGCCACCGAACCCGGGCTGGAGGCCTGGGCCAACATACAGGCCATCGATGACGTTTGCCTTGAGTTGTTCAACGCACGGCAACTGGTGGTCAGCGGCCTGACGGGTAACGCCGGGGCCGGCGGTGTGATGTTGGCCCTGGCAGCCGATATCGTCCTGGCGCGCCGTGACATCGTGCTCAACCCGCACTACGCGACCATGGGCCTGTACGGTTCTGAATACTGGACCTACAGCCTGCCCCGCGCGGTTGGCCCGGACATGGCCTGGAAACTCACCCAGGACTGCCTGCCGATCAGCGCCCTCCAGGCGTTGCGCTATGGCATGGTCCAGGAGATCGGACCGCGCTGCCCCGACGAGTTCGGCCTGTGGCTGCTGCAACGGGCCAACGGTGCGCTGCTCGATCCGACCTATGAAAGCATCCGGGCTCGCAAGGCCGAACGGAGCCTGTCAGCGATTCAGGCGTGCCGCGATGGTGAGCTCGCACAGATGCGACATGACATGGTGGACAATCGCCATGGCTTCGCCGACAAGTGCCGTGGTTTCGTCTTCAAGCACAAGGCCTGCCGCACGCCAGAACGCCTGGTCGCCCCTTGGGCGCGAACAGCACAGGCCCAAGCCGTCCAATAA
- a CDS encoding SCP2 sterol-binding domain-containing protein has product MTSVADVVQAMKAKFNPAAAAGLDLVFGFRIDDTKNFSLIVKDSTCELQEGENPDAQVTLVMDGETLQGIVDGSTDGMQAFMGGKLRAEGDMMLAMKLSELFPA; this is encoded by the coding sequence ATGACCTCCGTAGCCGACGTCGTACAAGCCATGAAAGCCAAGTTCAACCCAGCCGCCGCTGCCGGCCTGGACCTGGTATTCGGTTTCCGCATCGACGATACCAAGAACTTCTCGCTGATCGTCAAGGACAGCACCTGCGAACTGCAGGAAGGTGAAAACCCGGACGCCCAGGTGACCCTGGTGATGGACGGCGAAACCCTGCAAGGCATCGTCGACGGCAGCACCGACGGCATGCAGGCGTTCATGGGCGGCAAGCTGCGCGCCGAAGGCGACATGATGCTGGCCATGAAACTGTCCGAGCTGTTCCCAGCCTGA
- a CDS encoding histidine phosphatase family protein — MGSIYLIRHGQASFGADDYDVLSPNGVRQAQVLGGHLAQLGVVFDRCLSGDLRRQQDTAIGALGQMSAAGLPVPGLEIDAAFNEFDADAVIRALLPDMLPQEPEALHILRNAAQNRAEFQRIFALIIERWLSGRYDPPGLESWQGFVERVQAGLQRILEQADNTHKIAVFTSGGTITALLHLITQIPAPQAFELNWQIVNTSLNHLKFRGREVALASFNSHAHLQLLKAPDLITFR, encoded by the coding sequence GTGGGCAGTATCTATCTGATTCGACATGGCCAGGCCTCCTTTGGTGCGGACGACTACGATGTCCTTTCGCCCAATGGCGTGCGCCAGGCGCAAGTGCTCGGCGGCCACCTGGCGCAGCTCGGTGTCGTATTCGATCGCTGCCTCTCGGGTGACCTGCGTCGCCAACAGGATACCGCCATCGGCGCGCTGGGCCAGATGTCCGCCGCCGGGTTACCGGTTCCCGGGCTGGAAATCGACGCCGCGTTCAACGAGTTCGATGCCGACGCGGTCATTCGCGCCCTGCTGCCGGACATGCTCCCCCAGGAACCCGAGGCGCTGCATATCCTGCGCAACGCTGCGCAGAACCGCGCCGAATTCCAGCGCATCTTCGCACTGATCATCGAGCGCTGGCTCAGCGGTCGATATGACCCGCCGGGCCTGGAAAGCTGGCAGGGTTTCGTCGAACGGGTCCAGGCGGGCCTGCAGCGCATCCTGGAGCAAGCCGACAACACCCATAAGATCGCCGTGTTCACCTCCGGCGGCACCATCACCGCCCTGCTTCACCTGATCACCCAGATACCGGCCCCACAGGCCTTCGAACTGAACTGGCAAATCGTCAACACCTCGCTCAACCACCTGAAATTCAGGGGCCGCGAGGTGGCCCTGGCTTCCTTCAACAGCCATGCCCACCTGCAACTGCTGAAGGCCCCGGACCTCATCACCTTTCGCTGA
- the sohB gene encoding protease SohB, with translation MEFFIEYAGFLAKTVTLVIAILVVLASFAALRSKGRRKSTGQLQVSKLNDFYKGLRERLEQTLLDKDQLKALRKAEGKAEKAGKKNKDKPAAKPRVFVLDFDGDIKASATESLRHEITALLTLATPKDEVVLRLESGGGMVHSYGLASSQLARIRQAGVPLTVCIDKVAASGGYMMACIGEKIISAPFAILGSIGVVAQLPNVNRLLKKHDIDFEVLTAGEYKRTLTVFGENTEKGREKFQEDLDITHELFKNFVSNYRPQLAIDEVATGEVWLGVAAQGKGLVDELKTSDEYLAERAKGAELYHLHYAERKSLQERIGMAASGSVDRVLLNWWSRLTLQRFW, from the coding sequence GTGGAGTTTTTCATCGAGTACGCCGGTTTCCTGGCCAAGACCGTGACGTTGGTGATCGCCATCCTGGTGGTGCTGGCCAGTTTTGCGGCGCTGCGCAGCAAGGGGCGACGCAAGTCGACCGGCCAGTTGCAGGTGAGCAAACTCAACGATTTCTACAAAGGGCTGCGTGAGCGCCTGGAACAGACGCTGCTGGACAAGGATCAGCTCAAGGCCCTGCGCAAGGCCGAGGGCAAGGCTGAAAAGGCCGGAAAGAAAAACAAGGACAAGCCGGCGGCCAAGCCCCGGGTGTTCGTGCTGGATTTCGACGGCGACATCAAGGCCTCGGCCACCGAGAGCCTGCGTCATGAAATCACTGCGCTGCTGACCCTGGCGACGCCGAAGGATGAAGTGGTGCTGCGCCTGGAAAGTGGCGGCGGCATGGTCCACAGCTACGGCCTGGCTTCGTCGCAGTTGGCGCGGATCCGTCAGGCCGGCGTGCCGTTGACGGTCTGCATCGACAAGGTCGCGGCCAGCGGCGGCTACATGATGGCGTGCATCGGTGAGAAGATCATCAGCGCTCCCTTCGCGATCCTGGGTTCCATCGGCGTCGTCGCGCAGTTGCCCAACGTCAACCGGCTGCTGAAGAAGCACGACATCGATTTCGAAGTGCTGACGGCCGGCGAATACAAACGCACGTTGACGGTGTTCGGTGAAAATACCGAGAAGGGCCGGGAGAAATTCCAGGAAGACCTGGACATCACCCATGAGCTGTTCAAGAACTTCGTGTCCAACTACCGCCCGCAACTGGCCATTGATGAAGTGGCAACCGGTGAAGTCTGGTTGGGTGTCGCGGCGCAGGGCAAGGGCTTGGTGGACGAGTTGAAAACCAGCGATGAGTACCTGGCCGAACGGGCCAAGGGTGCCGAGTTGTACCACCTGCACTACGCCGAACGTAAAAGCCTGCAGGAACGTATCGGCATGGCGGCCAGCGGTTCGGTGGATCGCGTGCTGCTCAATTGGTGGAGTCGGCTGACCCTGCAGCGGTTCTGGTAA